Proteins encoded within one genomic window of Thioploca ingrica:
- a CDS encoding PilT protein domain-containing protein — MSTMPDERSYYFDTNALFKYYYQEPGSVEIQRLVSISHPIFISPLTLLECYSVLLRYSRQKKLRSPEVRLIIKRLHKDTGLLNGTPGPFRIVPLPTGIFSKAESILLEHAGQLSFGANDALHLAIASLLPDKLVFVTSDRSLKNVCNNIGLPCYDPQLQPA, encoded by the coding sequence ATGTCCACAATGCCTGATGAGAGAAGTTACTATTTTGATACCAATGCTTTGTTTAAATATTATTATCAAGAACCGGGGAGTGTAGAGATACAGCGATTAGTATCAATATCTCATCCAATATTTATCTCGCCACTAACACTATTAGAATGTTACAGCGTTTTGCTACGTTATTCACGGCAAAAGAAACTGCGGTCCCCTGAAGTACGTTTAATCATCAAACGGTTGCATAAAGATACCGGGTTACTAAATGGCACACCTGGACCTTTCCGAATTGTGCCGCTACCCACCGGCATTTTTTCAAAAGCCGAAAGCATTTTATTGGAACATGCCGGTCAACTTAGTTTCGGTGCCAATGATGCTCTACATCTAGCGATTGCTAGCTTATTACCAGATAAACTGGTTTTCGTTACTTCCGACCGATCGCTAAAAAATGTCTGCAATAATATCGGCTTACCTTGTTATGACCCCCAACTCCAACCAGCGTAG
- a CDS encoding secretion protein HlyD, whose amino-acid sequence MPWRRYVKLFVFLLVIVAIIGYAFMPKPILVDMATVTHGHLQVTLETDGKTRVIDRFIVSAPIAGFLQRIPLKVGDSVTPGQVLTQLEPLRTTMLDPRSRAQAQARISSAQAALQVAQENVQIAVADAEYAAVEVQRLKHLQKSDSVAKDTLDQAETRARRTQASRRSAEFAVEVARFELEAARTALRYSAAENAPTPLEKLAITAPVQGQILKVQQQSEAVVSAGQALVEIGDPQALEVEIEVLSADAVRIKPGSRVLFERWGGNAPLEGQVRRIEPVAFTKISALGVEEQRVFIIADFVSAPEIWQRLGDGYRVEARFILWEGDNILQIPANALFRYENGWAVFTIVEETVQRRRVTVGQRSGLIAEIVEGVKAGEIVITHPSDAVKEGVKVQRR is encoded by the coding sequence ATGCCGTGGCGCAGATATGTTAAGTTATTTGTATTCTTGTTAGTCATTGTCGCAATCATCGGTTATGCCTTTATGCCTAAACCGATTCTTGTAGACATGGCGACTGTAACACACGGTCACTTGCAAGTCACCTTAGAAACCGATGGCAAAACCCGCGTAATAGATCGTTTTATCGTGTCGGCCCCAATTGCCGGTTTTCTACAACGCATCCCGTTAAAAGTAGGAGATAGTGTTACGCCGGGACAAGTATTAACGCAATTAGAACCGTTACGCACAACCATGCTTGATCCCCGTAGCCGTGCTCAAGCTCAAGCGCGTATTTCCTCAGCCCAAGCCGCTTTACAAGTTGCGCAAGAAAATGTGCAGATAGCCGTTGCTGATGCGGAGTATGCCGCTGTGGAAGTTCAACGGCTAAAACACTTACAAAAATCAGATAGTGTCGCAAAAGACACGCTTGATCAAGCTGAAACACGGGCACGCCGCACCCAGGCCAGTCGCCGGTCGGCAGAATTTGCGGTGGAAGTCGCCCGGTTTGAATTAGAAGCGGCCCGCACTGCCTTACGGTATTCAGCGGCGGAGAATGCGCCTACACCATTAGAAAAACTGGCCATCACTGCGCCCGTGCAGGGGCAGATTTTGAAAGTACAACAACAAAGTGAAGCGGTGGTCAGTGCTGGTCAAGCGTTAGTAGAAATCGGGGATCCGCAAGCGTTAGAGGTGGAAATCGAGGTCTTATCGGCTGATGCCGTGCGAATTAAACCCGGCTCACGGGTGTTGTTTGAACGATGGGGAGGCAATGCCCCATTAGAAGGACAAGTTCGTCGTATAGAACCGGTTGCCTTTACCAAAATTTCTGCGCTGGGAGTAGAAGAGCAGCGTGTTTTCATTATTGCCGACTTTGTTTCTGCGCCTGAAATTTGGCAACGCTTAGGAGACGGTTATCGGGTCGAAGCGCGGTTTATTTTATGGGAAGGAGATAACATTTTACAAATCCCTGCGAATGCGTTATTTCGCTATGAGAATGGCTGGGCGGTATTCACGATTGTTGAGGAAACAGTACAACGACGCCGGGTGACAGTCGGGCAGCGGAGTGGGTTGATAGCGGAAATCGTTGAGGGGGTAAAAGCGGGGGAGATCGTGATTACGCATCCGAGTGATGCGGTGAAGGAAGGGGTGAAGGTGCAGAGGAGGTAA
- a CDS encoding two-component response regulator, with translation MDEIERQYSLLIVDDETEIGNTYRDYFVKRGFQVEIAGDGQEGLEKLRTGEFDVAIVDLLMPKMKGLDMIRQARKEGISTDMIILTAHGERDEAVESINLTVNGWFDKAGIQMETLLKKVRELCQVIPLDEIRRILSAIPE, from the coding sequence ATGGATGAAATCGAACGCCAATATAGTTTACTCATTGTAGACGATGAAACCGAAATTGGTAACACCTATCGAGATTACTTTGTCAAAAGGGGCTTTCAAGTCGAAATTGCAGGAGATGGTCAAGAAGGACTTGAAAAACTGCGCACCGGAGAATTTGATGTCGCCATTGTAGACCTGCTCATGCCCAAAATGAAAGGTCTCGACATGATCCGCCAAGCTCGAAAAGAAGGCATAAGCACCGACATGATTATTTTAACAGCACATGGTGAGCGTGATGAGGCAGTAGAATCTATCAACTTGACAGTCAATGGTTGGTTTGATAAGGCTGGAATACAAATGGAAACATTACTCAAGAAAGTTCGTGAATTGTGCCAAGTTATCCCGCTTGATGAAATTAGGCGCATTCTTTCCGCTATTCCAGAATAG
- a CDS encoding ABC transporter ATP-binding protein, producing the protein MSASASTSTIVFQTRQLTKIYDLGEVQVQALRGVDMELYRGELVVLLGASGSGKSTLLNILGGLDIASAGQVSYLGRDLTQATDKELTEYRRFHVGFVFQFYNLIPSLTALENVAVVTEIAHQPMRPEAALALVGLQDRLDHFPSQLSGGQQQRVAIARAIAKNPAVLLCDEPTGALDSATGIVVLEALAQVNQELGTTTVVITHNAEIADMADRVIHLSDGLISHIHRNSHKKSPQELHW; encoded by the coding sequence ATGTCTGCTAGCGCTTCTACGTCTACGATTGTCTTTCAAACCCGCCAATTAACCAAAATCTACGACCTGGGTGAAGTCCAAGTCCAAGCTTTGCGGGGAGTGGATATGGAATTGTATCGCGGCGAGTTAGTGGTGCTATTGGGCGCTTCAGGCAGTGGCAAATCCACCTTATTAAATATTCTCGGCGGATTGGATATTGCGAGTGCGGGGCAGGTCAGTTATTTAGGACGTGATCTCACCCAAGCGACGGATAAAGAATTAACTGAATATCGGCGCTTTCATGTCGGATTTGTATTTCAATTTTATAATCTTATTCCCAGCCTGACCGCCTTGGAAAATGTCGCAGTGGTCACCGAAATTGCCCATCAACCTATGCGTCCTGAAGCCGCATTAGCCTTAGTCGGTTTGCAAGACCGTTTAGATCATTTTCCCTCCCAATTATCGGGCGGACAGCAGCAACGAGTCGCCATTGCCCGTGCCATTGCTAAAAATCCGGCCGTATTGTTATGTGATGAACCCACCGGGGCGCTCGATTCTGCGACGGGGATTGTCGTGTTAGAAGCACTCGCACAAGTCAATCAAGAATTAGGTACGACCACGGTGGTAATTACCCATAATGCAGAAATTGCGGACATGGCCGATCGCGTGATTCATCTCAGCGATGGCCTTATCTCTCATATTCATCGCAATTCGCACAAAAAATCGCCGCAGGAATTGCATTGGTAA
- a CDS encoding 2-polyprenyl-6-methoxyphenol 4-hydroxylase, translating to MTDPNIYDMVIIGGGLVGASLASALRATSLRIAIIEAAPWFTERCSPSYDERVLVLSYSSQRIFTGMGIWDQIAPAATPIQQIHVSDQGHFGFTRLKNQDLGTAALGHVVTARHLGQVLQATLNASPIEIWAPAQVTQIQYDNQLITAQIKKDEQIQTLSTRLLVVADGGRSPVRQQLGITSHEFDYQQTAIIANVTPSSPHQQIAYERFTVSGPLALLPLPDNHCSLVWTRTPAQAKTVMAWNDSAFLSALQQEFGWRLGQFRHVGQRHAYPLRLVRAQPLTRSRAVVIGNAAHTLHPVAGQGLNLGLRDVASLVETVVNSWRNGEDIGSATTLQRYVAWQQPDHQRIIDLTDQLINVFANALPPLVMLRNFGLLMIDALPPLRKQFVRQMTGMKSYPSRLLRGLPGI from the coding sequence ATGACTGACCCAAACATTTACGATATGGTTATCATTGGTGGCGGTTTGGTTGGTGCAAGCCTCGCTAGTGCCTTACGTGCCACGTCCTTGCGGATAGCGATTATTGAAGCCGCTCCTTGGTTTACCGAGCGTTGTTCACCGAGTTACGATGAGCGCGTGTTAGTGTTGAGTTATAGTTCCCAACGCATTTTTACTGGCATGGGTATTTGGGACCAAATCGCACCCGCCGCTACGCCAATTCAGCAAATTCATGTTTCTGATCAAGGACATTTTGGTTTTACTCGGTTAAAAAATCAAGATTTGGGTACAGCCGCATTAGGTCATGTGGTCACTGCTCGTCACTTAGGTCAAGTTTTGCAAGCCACTTTGAACGCCAGCCCGATTGAAATTTGGGCACCGGCGCAAGTGACACAGATTCAATATGACAATCAACTGATTACCGCTCAGATCAAAAAAGACGAGCAAATCCAAACGTTATCAACACGCTTACTGGTAGTGGCAGATGGTGGACGTTCGCCGGTGCGGCAACAATTAGGTATCACCAGCCACGAATTTGATTATCAGCAGACCGCTATCATTGCTAATGTGACGCCAAGTTCACCTCATCAGCAGATCGCTTATGAACGCTTTACTGTATCTGGGCCTTTAGCCCTATTACCCTTGCCAGATAATCATTGTTCATTGGTGTGGACCAGAACCCCGGCGCAAGCGAAAACCGTTATGGCATGGAATGATTCCGCTTTTTTATCCGCACTACAACAAGAATTTGGATGGCGATTAGGACAATTTCGACATGTCGGACAACGCCATGCTTATCCACTACGGTTAGTTCGAGCACAACCGCTCACACGTTCTCGGGCGGTCGTGATTGGTAATGCGGCTCATACGTTACATCCGGTTGCCGGACAGGGTTTGAATTTAGGTTTACGAGATGTCGCCAGTTTAGTCGAAACAGTAGTCAATAGCTGGCGAAACGGTGAGGATATCGGTAGTGCAACTACTTTACAACGTTATGTCGCGTGGCAACAACCCGATCATCAACGTATCATTGACTTGACTGACCAATTGATCAATGTATTTGCTAATGCTTTGCCGCCGCTAGTGATGCTACGTAACTTTGGCTTGTTGATGATAGATGCTTTACCTCCTTTGAGAAAACAGTTTGTTCGGCAGATGACGGGTATGAAAAGCTATCCTTCTCGGCTATTACGGGGACTGCCGGGTATTTGA
- a CDS encoding permease: MTALDKKLLRDLWGLRGQVIAIALVIASGIATFVMSLSTLDSLLLTQATFYQNYHLPDVFAALKRAPDSLKARIQEIPGVELVETRIVAAVNLEIEGFTDPVTGSLVSIPDAGEPLLNRLHLRQGRLIEAGHDDEVVISEAFANAHRFSPGDTLRVTIHGRRKALTIVGIALSPEYIYQISPGAIFPDFKRYGILWMGRTPLATAYNLEGAFNDVVLTLSPHTQVEEVIDSLDELLKPYGGLGSYGRENQLSYRYLKEEFHQLRQMATMFPVIFLGVAAFLLNVVTTRLVSTQREQIAALKAFGYSQFAITIHYLKLVILIVVVGAILGIAGGIWLGQGLSNLYMELYRFPFLHYELQPRVLLSAIAISIGAAMVGTLFAVRQAALLPPAQAMRPEPPARYRETVLERLGLKPYLSQPTRMIARHIERKPLKSLLTILGIAFACAIMTISNFQQDAIDFMMEVQFNLAQREDAMVTLVEPSSYTVLYELRSLPGVQFGEVFRTVPVRLRFEQRSYLTAIQGVTANSELQRLLDTQQRVVTLPPEGIVLTDYLGKLLGIQIGQRLTVEVLEGSRPIRQIPVVGFINQYVGVSGYMDLPALNRFMREGEVVSGVYLTLDTQQQENVYAAIKEMPRVAGVVVKKNAIQSFYDTVGESILVFTFINTLLAGTIAFGVVYNSARIALSERSRELASLRVLGFTRAEISYILLGELGILTVLAIPLGCIIGYGLCDYLASHMVSDLYRVPLVLKPRSYAFAATVVLVAATLSSLVVRRQLDHLDLVAVLKTKE; the protein is encoded by the coding sequence ATGACCGCCTTAGATAAAAAGTTATTGCGCGATTTATGGGGACTGCGTGGGCAAGTCATCGCCATTGCTTTGGTGATTGCCAGTGGTATCGCCACCTTTGTGATGTCACTCAGTACCCTGGATTCACTCCTATTGACCCAGGCCACGTTTTACCAGAACTATCATTTGCCCGATGTGTTTGCGGCGTTGAAACGCGCGCCTGACAGCCTTAAAGCCCGTATTCAGGAGATTCCCGGGGTGGAATTAGTCGAAACCCGGATCGTAGCCGCCGTGAATTTAGAGATTGAAGGTTTTACGGATCCCGTCACCGGCAGTTTAGTTTCTATTCCAGATGCCGGAGAACCCTTGCTGAACCGTTTACATTTGCGCCAGGGACGATTGATAGAAGCGGGACACGATGATGAAGTGGTAATTAGCGAAGCTTTTGCTAATGCCCACCGTTTTTCACCCGGCGATACCCTACGCGTTACTATTCATGGACGACGCAAAGCCTTGACTATTGTCGGTATTGCGTTATCCCCGGAATATATTTATCAAATCAGCCCAGGCGCTATCTTTCCTGACTTTAAACGCTATGGGATTTTATGGATGGGGCGCACGCCATTAGCCACCGCCTATAACCTGGAAGGGGCGTTTAATGATGTGGTGCTCACCTTATCTCCCCATACGCAAGTCGAGGAAGTGATTGACTCGTTAGATGAATTGCTTAAACCTTACGGGGGGTTAGGCAGTTATGGACGGGAAAATCAACTCTCGTATCGTTATCTCAAAGAAGAATTCCACCAGTTGCGCCAGATGGCGACGATGTTTCCCGTGATTTTTCTAGGGGTTGCTGCGTTTTTATTAAATGTGGTTACGACACGTTTAGTCAGTACGCAACGCGAACAAATTGCGGCTTTAAAAGCCTTTGGTTATAGTCAGTTTGCCATTACCATTCATTACTTGAAATTAGTCATCCTCATCGTGGTGGTAGGGGCGATACTCGGAATTGCCGGTGGGATCTGGTTAGGACAAGGTTTGAGTAACCTGTATATGGAACTCTATCGTTTCCCGTTTTTACACTATGAACTACAACCGCGTGTCCTCCTCAGCGCAATCGCTATCAGTATCGGTGCTGCGATGGTCGGTACATTGTTTGCGGTACGGCAGGCGGCACTTTTGCCACCCGCTCAAGCCATGCGCCCCGAACCGCCAGCCCGCTATCGAGAAACGGTGTTAGAGCGCCTGGGTTTAAAACCCTATCTTTCGCAACCCACCCGGATGATTGCCCGTCATATCGAACGTAAACCCTTAAAATCTTTGCTTACCATCTTGGGGATTGCGTTTGCCTGCGCGATTATGACGATTAGCAATTTTCAACAAGACGCGATTGATTTCATGATGGAAGTACAATTCAATTTAGCCCAACGTGAAGACGCGATGGTGACATTGGTAGAACCCTCCTCTTATACGGTTTTATATGAGTTACGTAGTTTGCCAGGCGTGCAATTCGGGGAAGTCTTTCGCACGGTCCCGGTTAGATTGCGTTTTGAGCAACGCAGTTATCTGACCGCTATTCAAGGGGTAACAGCCAACAGCGAATTACAACGCCTGCTGGATACGCAGCAACGCGTGGTGACCCTGCCGCCGGAAGGCATCGTCTTAACGGACTATTTAGGCAAATTATTGGGCATTCAAATAGGCCAACGGCTCACAGTAGAAGTGTTGGAAGGCAGTCGCCCGATTCGTCAAATTCCCGTGGTCGGTTTTATCAATCAATATGTAGGTGTATCCGGCTATATGGACTTGCCCGCCCTGAACCGTTTTATGCGCGAGGGCGAAGTGGTTTCCGGGGTGTATTTAACGCTGGATACTCAACAACAAGAGAACGTTTATGCAGCGATTAAAGAAATGCCGCGCGTTGCCGGGGTGGTGGTGAAAAAAAATGCGATTCAAAGTTTTTATGACACCGTCGGGGAAAGTATCTTGGTATTTACGTTTATTAATACGCTCTTAGCAGGCACGATTGCTTTTGGGGTGGTTTATAACAGTGCCCGGATTGCGTTGTCTGAACGCAGCCGTGAATTAGCCAGTTTGCGGGTGCTGGGGTTCACGCGCGCTGAAATTTCTTATATTTTGCTGGGTGAATTAGGGATATTAACCGTACTGGCGATTCCACTCGGTTGTATCATTGGTTATGGTTTATGCGATTACCTCGCCAGTCACATGGTGTCTGATTTATATCGCGTGCCCCTGGTGTTAAAACCACGCAGTTATGCGTTTGCTGCCACAGTCGTGTTAGTCGCTGCTACTCTTTCGAGTCTAGTCGTGCGCCGTCAATTAGATCATTTAGATTTAGTCGCGGTGTTAAAAACCAAGGAGTAA
- a CDS encoding histidine kinase translates to MNLKKRRALKKQQKQLRKMRQSQPKSAKEYLDRGVLYFNKGKYELALNDYDEAIKLEPDCALAYYNNRGNIYIKQQKYELALNDLNQAIVLRPDLAGPYLNRGYLYYAIGKYELAAKDYEKVIDLDPKLAEQHYVLALIKGISYALKIEKDYQAEVGESNRFKYLSSMATAVAHEINQPVGIIRAATSAALADIQDNLFQPTELEPLLDKIYAQTDRLKTIIESFRKFANGDRQHREKVNLNQVVAQTIAIFGAQFKHHNIELTAALAETPPEPIAWANPFQLEEVLINLLNNAKDALEGFANPQVWIKTGRTITGATEIQVEDNGPGIAPEFLEKLFMPFESTKPTERGTGLGLHISRKIIEALGGTLNYTPRPGGGAAFNITFPPLSESEEFNNG, encoded by the coding sequence GTGAATTTAAAAAAACGTCGAGCATTGAAAAAGCAGCAAAAGCAATTACGGAAGATGCGACAGTCACAGCCCAAAAGTGCAAAGGAATATCTGGATCGTGGAGTATTATATTTTAACAAGGGCAAATATGAGTTGGCATTAAATGATTATGACGAAGCAATAAAACTTGAACCAGATTGCGCTCTTGCCTATTATAATAACCGTGGCAATATTTACATAAAACAACAAAAATATGAGCTTGCCTTAAATGACTTGAATCAAGCAATTGTTTTGAGGCCAGATTTAGCAGGGCCTTATTTGAATCGTGGATACCTATATTATGCGATAGGAAAATATGAGCTTGCTGCAAAAGATTATGAAAAAGTCATCGATCTAGATCCAAAACTTGCAGAACAACATTACGTGCTTGCACTAATTAAAGGCATTTCTTATGCCTTAAAGATTGAAAAAGATTATCAAGCCGAAGTTGGAGAATCCAACAGATTCAAATACCTAAGCAGCATGGCCACCGCAGTTGCCCACGAAATTAACCAACCCGTTGGAATTATCCGTGCAGCAACCAGCGCCGCTTTAGCAGATATTCAGGATAATTTATTTCAACCAACTGAACTAGAACCGCTGTTAGACAAAATTTATGCGCAAACCGATCGGCTGAAAACTATTATCGAAAGTTTTCGCAAATTTGCTAACGGTGATCGCCAGCACCGGGAAAAAGTTAATTTAAATCAGGTAGTCGCACAAACAATAGCAATATTCGGAGCACAATTTAAGCACCACAATATCGAATTAACAGCGGCACTAGCAGAAACACCTCCGGAACCAATCGCTTGGGCGAACCCATTTCAACTAGAAGAAGTTTTGATTAATTTGTTGAACAATGCCAAAGACGCGCTGGAAGGCTTTGCCAATCCTCAAGTATGGATTAAAACTGGGCGCACAATCACTGGTGCAACCGAGATCCAAGTAGAAGATAATGGCCCCGGCATCGCGCCAGAATTTTTAGAAAAATTATTTATGCCATTTGAGAGCACCAAACCGACTGAACGTGGCACCGGCTTAGGATTACATATTTCCCGCAAAATCATTGAAGCACTCGGTGGCACACTCAATTACACACCACGCCCTGGTGGCGGTGCCGCTTTCAATATCACTTTTCCCCCACTCTCAGAATCAGAGGAATTCAACAATGGATGA
- a CDS encoding imidazole glycerol phosphate synthase subunit HisH — protein sequence MKKVIVIDYGMSNLRSVGKALEHVAGNHWQVQISDQAEVILQADKVVFPGQGAIGNCMSLLNQNGMAEVIKQSLATKPFLGLCLGLQMLLTRSEESGGTAGFNWVAGTVRRFTEPLLDPDSGERLKIPHMGWNQVSHALPHPLWQGISEQSRFYFVHSYFVTPEDQQVTVGTTRYGPIEFTSALAKENVFAVQFHPEKSQQAGLTLLKNFLDW from the coding sequence GTGAAAAAAGTTATTGTTATTGATTACGGTATGAGCAATTTACGTTCGGTCGGTAAAGCCTTAGAACATGTCGCCGGTAACCACTGGCAGGTTCAAATTAGTGATCAGGCAGAAGTCATCCTCCAAGCAGATAAAGTGGTGTTTCCTGGACAGGGTGCCATCGGTAATTGCATGAGTTTACTCAATCAAAACGGTATGGCGGAGGTGATTAAACAATCGTTAGCCACTAAACCTTTTTTGGGTCTGTGTTTAGGGTTACAAATGTTATTGACTCGGAGTGAGGAAAGTGGTGGTACGGCTGGTTTTAATTGGGTTGCGGGGACAGTCCGTCGTTTTACCGAACCCTTGCTTGATCCCGACAGTGGTGAACGTCTTAAAATACCACACATGGGTTGGAATCAAGTCAGTCATGCCTTACCACATCCACTATGGCAGGGAATTTCTGAACAGAGTCGGTTTTATTTTGTCCATAGCTATTTTGTTACTCCAGAAGATCAGCAGGTTACGGTGGGGACGACTCGGTATGGTCCGATTGAGTTTACCTCAGCATTAGCTAAAGAAAATGTGTTCGCGGTGCAATTTCATCCCGAAAAAAGCCAACAGGCGGGTTTAACTTTGTTAAAAAACTTTTTGGATTGGTAA
- a CDS encoding exodeoxyribonuclease I → MASYLFYDIETTGLNKAFDQVLQFAAIRTDMKLQEIDRHLIGVKLRPDVIPSPLATITHRIAITQSKQGLNEFEAIKQIHQLMNQPGTISLGYNTLTFDDELLRFCFHRNLLPPYTHQYNQGCRRMDMLPITNMYYLYKRESLNWPEIEGKLSLRLEHLSTANHLATGMAHNALVDVEATVELARRFYSETKMWHYVTDYFDKESDRQRLEEIPINFHSIACSNRVGLMVSNELGSVNQYQVPVLLIGNSIPYKNQTLWLRLDLPQLRETTPDNIPETTWVMRKKQGELGIVLPPHERYWRYLSPERQAIVEENQDWLQSHTQLFHKIICYHREFSYPWIPDLDIEAALYQNGFLSEQEQALCHQFHAASLAEQIKLVTQFENIAMRQLASRLLCRNYPDNLPKMLTQDFADYWRRINPQNEAEALRDYKNQPRLTPLQALNEIAQLRSQAHLDNQQLNLLTELEDYIKTQFSVPSCEGEKSRLWGR, encoded by the coding sequence ATGGCGAGTTATCTTTTCTATGATATAGAAACGACCGGTTTAAACAAAGCTTTTGACCAAGTATTACAATTTGCTGCCATTCGCACCGATATGAAGTTACAAGAAATAGATCGGCACTTAATTGGGGTCAAATTACGGCCGGATGTGATTCCCTCTCCATTAGCCACCATAACCCATCGGATTGCGATTACTCAATCCAAGCAGGGGTTAAATGAATTTGAGGCCATTAAACAAATCCACCAATTAATGAATCAGCCTGGAACCATTAGTCTGGGTTACAATACCTTAACGTTTGATGATGAATTGTTACGCTTTTGTTTTCACCGTAATTTGCTGCCGCCTTACACGCATCAATATAATCAAGGTTGTCGACGGATGGATATGTTGCCTATCACCAATATGTACTATTTGTATAAAAGAGAAAGCTTAAATTGGCCAGAAATAGAAGGTAAACTGTCTTTACGTTTGGAACACTTGAGCACGGCTAACCACTTGGCTACGGGAATGGCACATAATGCGTTGGTTGATGTGGAAGCCACGGTGGAATTAGCGCGGCGATTTTATAGCGAAACTAAAATGTGGCATTACGTAACTGACTACTTTGATAAGGAAAGCGACCGGCAACGGCTCGAAGAAATACCGATTAATTTTCACAGTATTGCTTGTAGTAACCGTGTCGGTTTGATGGTCAGCAACGAATTGGGCTCAGTTAATCAATATCAAGTGCCAGTTTTATTGATTGGCAATTCGATTCCCTATAAAAATCAAACTCTTTGGTTACGGTTAGATTTACCTCAGTTACGAGAGACCACCCCAGACAACATTCCAGAAACGACGTGGGTTATGCGGAAAAAACAGGGTGAATTAGGTATCGTGTTACCGCCTCACGAGCGTTATTGGCGCTATTTAAGTCCAGAGCGACAAGCGATTGTTGAAGAAAATCAAGATTGGTTACAATCTCATACTCAACTTTTTCATAAAATTATCTGCTATCACCGTGAATTCAGCTATCCTTGGATTCCCGATTTAGATATTGAAGCCGCTCTTTATCAAAATGGCTTCTTATCTGAGCAAGAACAAGCGCTTTGTCATCAATTTCATGCGGCTTCGCTAGCGGAGCAAATTAAGCTAGTCACTCAGTTTGAAAATATTGCCATGCGCCAACTCGCTAGTCGGTTACTTTGTAGAAACTATCCTGACAATCTACCTAAGATGTTAACTCAAGATTTTGCAGATTATTGGCGACGAATCAATCCTCAAAATGAGGCAGAGGCTTTGCGAGATTATAAAAACCAGCCACGCTTGACACCATTACAAGCTTTGAACGAAATCGCTCAACTCCGCAGCCAAGCGCATTTAGATAATCAACAACTGAATTTACTCACGGAATTAGAAGATTATATTAAAACTCAGTTTTCAGTTCCCAGTTGCGAGGGAGAAAAGAGTAGATTATGGGGAAGGTAA